One region of Carassius carassius chromosome 41, fCarCar2.1, whole genome shotgun sequence genomic DNA includes:
- the LOC132123218 gene encoding olfactory receptor 52E8-like, translated as MNSISESFFENDSIVHPEYFFIVGLSGVPYSTYYYIFLFFLYIIAVIGNSVVLFIIVVDQNLHCPKYFGMFHLALADFSETNALIPNIMRIFVFDSQYISFNACLANMFFVHFFSTMQSFTLVVLAYDRFIAICLPLRYHAIVNNTVMSVVFLVLWAFNGCLVAFVVFLIKRLSFCKTNMISSYYCDHGPVFRLACNDVSINVFMAKLCTALYMVAPFLIIVLSYLGIFLALSKITTWEGRLKALKTCVSHLLLVGSFFLPIICIYMVAFVIYLTPNARIISTSLAYAVPPMLNPIIYVLNTAEIKEVIRKYLKKNTTQTESVSN; from the coding sequence ATGAATTCTATAAGTGAAAGTTTTTTTGAGAATGACTCCATTGTTCATCCTGAATATTTTTTCATCGTTGGACTTTCAGGTGTACCATACAGCACTTATTactatattttcttatttttcctttaTATTATTGCTGTAATTGGGAACTCTGTAGTGCTCTTTATTATAGTTGTTGACCAGAACCTGCACTGTCCAAAGTACTTTGGTATGTTTCATTTGGCCCTGGCTGACTTTAGTGAAACTAATGCACTGATTCCAAACATAATGaggatttttgtttttgattcacaGTACATCTCCTTCAATGCTTGTTTGGCCAACATGTTTTTTGTGCACTTCTTTAGTACTATGCAGAGCTTCACTCTTGTTGTTCTGGCATATGATCGCTTCATTGCAATTTGTTTGCCATTAAGATATCATGCCATAGTAAATAATACTGTCATGTCTGTAGTGTTTTTAGTATTATGGGCATTTAACGGTTGTCTGGTTGCCTTTGTGGTGTTTTTGATCAAACGACTTTCATTCTGTAAAACCAATATGATATCAAGTTATTATTGTGATCATGGACCAGTGTTTAGGTTGGCATGCAATGATGTTAGCATTAATGTTTTCATGGCAAAACTCTGCACAGCTTTATACATGGTAGCACCATTTCTCATTATAGTTCTGTCATATCTGGGTATTTTTCTTGCCTTAAGTAAAATAACAACTTGGGAAGGACGTTTAAAAGCTCTGAAGACCTGTGTTTCTCACCTGTTGTTAGTGGGATCCTTTTTTCTACCCATAATCTGCATATACATGGTTGCATTTGTAATTTATCTCACACCTAATGCCAGAATCATCAGCACATCACTGGCATATGCTGTTCCACCGATGCTAAATcctattatttatgttttaaatacagCTGAAATCAAAGAGGTAATTCGAAAATACCTTAAAAAGAACACAACACAAACTGAGAGTGTTTCAAACTAA
- the LOC132123215 gene encoding olfactory receptor 52E8-like: MNSVSEYFSENNSIVHPEYFFIVGLSGVPYSTYYYIFLFFLYIIAVIGNSVVLFIIVVEQNLHSPKYFGMFHLALADFGETNALIPNIMKIFVFDSQYISFNACLANMFFVHFFSTMQSLTLVVLAYDRFIAICLPLRYHAIVNNTVMSVVFLVLWAFNGCLVAFVVFLIKRLSFCKTNMIPSYYCDHGPVFRLACNDVSINVFMAKLCTALYFVAPFLIIVLSYLGIFFALRKITTWEERLKALKTCVSHLLLVGSFFLPIICIYMVAFVIYLTPNARIISTSLAYAVPPMLNPIIYVLNTAEIKELIRKYIKKRSTQIESVSN, translated from the coding sequence ATGAATTCTGTAAGTGAATATTTTTCTGAGAATAACTCCATTGTTCATCCTGAATATTTTTTCATCGTTGGACTTTCAGGTGTACCATACAGCACTTATTactatattttcttatttttcctctATATTATTGCTGTAATTGGGAACTCTGTAGTGCTCTTTATTATAGTTGTTGAACAGAATCTGCACAGTCCAAAGTACTTTGGAATGTTTCATTTGGCCCTGGCTGACTTTGGTGAAACTAATGCACTGATTCCAAACATAAtgaagatttttgtttttgattcacaGTACATCTCCTTCAATGCTTGTTTGGCCAACATGTTTTTTGTGCACTTCTTTAGTACTATGCAGAGCCTCACTCTTGTTGTTCTGGCATATGATCGCTTCATTGCAATTTGTTTGCCATTAAGATATCATGCCATAGTAAATAATACTGTCATGTCTGTAGTGTTTTTAGTATTATGGGCATTTAACGGTTGTCTGGTTGCCTTTGTGGTGTTTTTGATCAAACGACTTTCATTCTGTAAAACCAATATGATACCAAGTTATTATTGTGATCATGGACCAGTGTTTAGGTTGGCATGCAATGATGTTAGCATTAATGTTTTCATGGCAAAACTCTGCACAGCTTTATACTTTGTAGCACCATTTCTCATTATAGTTCTGTCATATCTGGGTATTTTTTTTGCCTTACGTAAAATAACAACATGGGAAGAACGTTTAAAAGCTCTGAAGACCTGTGTTTCTCACCTGTTGTTAGTGGGATCCTTTTTTCTACCCATAATCTGCATATACATGGTTGCATTTGTAATTTATCTCACACCCAATGCCAGAATCATCAGCACATCACTGGCATATGCTGTTCCACCGATGCTAAATCCtatcatttatgttttaaatacagCTGAAATCAAAGAGTTAATtcgaaaatacataaaaaagagaTCAACACAAATTGAGAGTGTTTCAAACTAA